The Pyrus communis chromosome 9, drPyrComm1.1, whole genome shotgun sequence genome has a segment encoding these proteins:
- the LOC137744693 gene encoding uncharacterized protein has translation MVVDISCTTKNLDLRLILYTTRLVTNLTDDEMQSITDLINSAILDPDVKGGLRWPQGKESSGDKYEVVRVWHIIANTYRNSSVRLEIKHTDRFDFRTLTGEASWGTSLVLENVMSKLQEENVEASSIYEILKEDMQLIWDNFLSCERFLT, from the exons ATGGTAGTGGACATTTCATGCACTACTAAGAATCTGGACCTGAGGCTAATCCTATACACGACAAGACTCGTAACTAATCTGACT GATGATGAGATGCAAAGCATTACGGATCTGATTAATTCTGCGATTCTAGATCCAGACGTGAAGGGTGGACTGAGATGGCCCCAGGGGAAGGAGTCTTCTGGAGATAAATACGAAGTTGTTAGGGTTTGGCACATAATAGCAAATACGTATAGAAATTCATCAGTGAGACTGGAAATAAAACACACTGATCGATTTGATTTCAGAACCTTAACTGGGGAAGCTTCTTGGGGGACAAGTCTGGTGCTGGAAAACGTCATGTCAAAGTTACAG gaAGAGAATGTCGAAGCCAGCTCAATTTACGAGATACTTAAGGAAGATATGCAGTTGATATGGGATAACTTCTTAAGCTGTGAACGTTTTCTGACATGA